A portion of the Candidatus Neomarinimicrobiota bacterium genome contains these proteins:
- a CDS encoding SEC-C domain-containing protein, whose product LGERYLDYAHVERQIVKESNLLAGLADDPRRRYLGKIEEQDLDFIIKKRSIGINELCPCKSGKKFKDCHLDEVRKGSSKPLA is encoded by the coding sequence CTTGGAGAGCGCTATCTGGACTACGCCCATGTTGAGAGGCAGATCGTCAAGGAAAGTAATCTCCTAGCTGGACTGGCGGATGATCCCAGACGTAGGTATTTGGGCAAGATTGAAGAACAAGACTTGGATTTCATTATCAAGAAGCGAAGCATAGGGATTAATGAGTTATGCCCGTGCAAGAGCGGGAAAAAGTTCAAGGATTGTCATCTGGATGAGGTCAGAAAGGGCAGCTCTAAGCCGCTGGCGTGA